Below is a genomic region from Leptotrichia shahii.
ATTGGACTTACAGGCGGAATTGGAACAGGGAAGAGTACTGTTAGCCAAATTTTGAGGAATAAAGGATTTTCTGTAATTGATCTGGATGTGATTTCACATAAAGTTATTGAGTTTCCGTCAGTTGTAGAAAAAATCGTAAGAAATTTTGGAAAAGAAGTTTTAGAAAATAATAATGATGGAAATCGTACTGTTTCACGTGAAAAGTTGGGGAAAATTATTTTTTCCGATAGGGAAAAAAGATTTACTTTAAATTCTATTATGCATCCTGAAATTTTACGAATTATGCATAAAAAAATTTTGGAATGTGAATCAAAAAATGAAAAAGAAAATAAAATTATTTTTGTAGAGATTCAGTTACTTTTTGAAGTTCAATGGGAAAAGGAATTTGATTATATTTTGCTTGTTGCTGCGAAAAGGGATATTCAGGTTAGGCGTGTTTTGGAAAGGGATAAACGAAGTGAAAAAGAGGCTTGGGATATTATAAATTCGCAGATGTCCTTGGATGAAAAAAGGGGAAAAAGTGATTTTGTCATTGAAAATGATGGAAATATAGATGATTTAAATAGAAAAGTTGATAAATTTTTAAAAATTTTAGAACAACAGCAATTTCAAAAAAATTAAAATATACGAGAGGTAAAAAAATGAAAAAAATATTTTTAATATTGGGAATATTTCTAATAGTATTTATTGTATGGCTTTCTATACCATTCAATATTCTTGTAATAGGAGTTGATGCTTATGCCAACCAGCCTACAGAAGGATCTCGAAGTGATGGACTTATTGTTATAAGAGTTGTTCCATATTTGGCACAAGTAAAAATGATTTCAATTCCACGTGATACTTATGCAGAAATTCCGTGTGAAAATTATAAGCAGGATAAAATTACGCATTCACACCATTTTGGAGGAGTTCAATGTACGATTGACGCTGTAGAAAATTTACTTGATACAAAAATTAATTATCACGTAAGATTCAGATTTGAAGATGTCATGAATATAACAACTTTAATTGGCGGAGTTGACGTTGTTTCAAATCATACGTTTAACCAAGACTATTTTGATCAGGAAGTATTTCACTTTAATCAAGGGCAAGTCTATAATTTACAAGGAAGAATGGCACTTGCATATACAAGACATAGAAAAAGTGACACAGCTTTTAAACGAGATGAACGTCAAAGACAGGTCATTCAAGGAATTGCTAAAAAGTTAGTTGCTCCATCTGGATGGAAATATGTACCACAAGTATACAATTATTCAAAGCAGCATATGGATATTGCAGTAAATCCGATTAAAGCATTGTCAGTATTGCCCGCATTTCTTATGCATCAGTCAAATATTAATCAGTATGAAATTACTGGAGATGGAAAAATGATAAATGGAATTTGGTATTTTATGCCTGATGAAGCATCATTGGAACAAGCAAGGGAAGAATTTAAAAATTAAAAAAAGAGGTGAAATATGGAAATAAATAGGTCAGAATTTGTAAAATCAGCAGTTGTAGAAAAGGACTATCCAAAATTTAACAATGTTGTGGAATTTTCATTCATTGGAAGATCAAATGTCGGGAAATCTTCGCTTATAAATTCTCTTACAAAGAGAAAAAATCTTGCAAGAACAAGTAAAACTCCAGGAAGAACACAGCTTATAAATTATTTTTTAATAAATAATGCAATTCATTTTGTGGATTTACCAGGATATGGATTTGCAAAAGTTCCTGATTCAGTAAAGAAAAACTGGGGTAAAACAATTGAAAGCTATCTTGTGTCGGATCGTGAAAAAGTTGTATTTCTTTTGCTGGATTTGCGTAGAATTCCATCGGTTGAGGATATGGAAATGTTAAAGTGGCTGGAACATTTTGGAATTGAATATTATATAATTTTTACAAAGGCTGATAAATTGTCTAATAATGAAAAGTTTAAGCAATTAAAGGAAATTAAGAAAAAACTTGTGTTTAAAAATGAAGATGTATTTTTTTATTCTTCCTTAAAAAATACTGGAAGAAAAGAATTGCTTGATTTTATCGGAGAAAAAATTAATCAAAAAAAATAAGAGTCTTTATTAATTTTCATCTAAATTCTAAATTAGAATTAAGTAAAAATTATTTTAACAAAGGGCAAAGCCCCTTGTGATTAAATAAGTCAATAAAGCAACAATTACAAATTATTTTTTTAAGGGATTTTAAGTCCCTTATTTTTATTATTAAATAATTTGTATTTGTATTTATATCATTTTCCAGCTAAATATCAAATTTATTTTTAGCAAGTGATTAAAACTCCATGTAATCAAACAAAAGATTATTGTTTTTTTCTGTAATTTAACGCTTCTAGTAAATGCTCTTTTTTTATATGTTCTTGTCCATCTAAATCTGCTATTGTTCTTGAAATTTTTAATATTTTGTCAAACATTCTGACTGATAATCTTAGATTGTCGATAGCAGCCTTCATAATTTCTTGGCTTTCCTCGTCAATTTTACAATATTTGTTTAATTGCTTCTTGTTCATATCT
It encodes:
- the coaE gene encoding dephospho-CoA kinase (Dephospho-CoA kinase (CoaE) performs the final step in coenzyme A biosynthesis.); this translates as MVIGLTGGIGTGKSTVSQILRNKGFSVIDLDVISHKVIEFPSVVEKIVRNFGKEVLENNNDGNRTVSREKLGKIIFSDREKRFTLNSIMHPEILRIMHKKILECESKNEKENKIIFVEIQLLFEVQWEKEFDYILLVAAKRDIQVRRVLERDKRSEKEAWDIINSQMSLDEKRGKSDFVIENDGNIDDLNRKVDKFLKILEQQQFQKN
- a CDS encoding LCP family protein gives rise to the protein MKKIFLILGIFLIVFIVWLSIPFNILVIGVDAYANQPTEGSRSDGLIVIRVVPYLAQVKMISIPRDTYAEIPCENYKQDKITHSHHFGGVQCTIDAVENLLDTKINYHVRFRFEDVMNITTLIGGVDVVSNHTFNQDYFDQEVFHFNQGQVYNLQGRMALAYTRHRKSDTAFKRDERQRQVIQGIAKKLVAPSGWKYVPQVYNYSKQHMDIAVNPIKALSVLPAFLMHQSNINQYEITGDGKMINGIWYFMPDEASLEQAREEFKN
- the yihA gene encoding ribosome biogenesis GTP-binding protein YihA/YsxC, giving the protein MEINRSEFVKSAVVEKDYPKFNNVVEFSFIGRSNVGKSSLINSLTKRKNLARTSKTPGRTQLINYFLINNAIHFVDLPGYGFAKVPDSVKKNWGKTIESYLVSDREKVVFLLLDLRRIPSVEDMEMLKWLEHFGIEYYIIFTKADKLSNNEKFKQLKEIKKKLVFKNEDVFFYSSLKNTGRKELLDFIGEKINQKK